One genomic window of Mucilaginibacter sp. SJ includes the following:
- a CDS encoding PulJ/GspJ family protein, giving the protein MKLNHKIQAFTIMELTIAMLISAIVIGMMYSAYAIINHSYQSFIDRNGGTATLSLLDQRLNRDISKAESISRYSNTIILKSSHDTVSYQFLPDRVIRKKALADTFKVTSENFNTSFESSPVEADPSQGKEKRIDDLQVTLVLDGQKIPYHYYKIYSSVNLFQPLNDAIH; this is encoded by the coding sequence ATGAAGCTCAACCATAAGATACAGGCATTCACAATCATGGAGCTAACCATAGCCATGCTAATTTCAGCCATCGTGATTGGTATGATGTACAGCGCCTATGCAATCATCAATCATTCCTACCAGTCTTTTATCGACCGGAATGGCGGCACCGCAACTCTGTCCCTCCTCGACCAGCGCCTCAACCGTGATATCAGTAAAGCCGAAAGCATATCGAGATACAGCAACACCATTATCCTGAAGAGCAGTCACGATACCGTCAGCTATCAATTCCTGCCCGACCGGGTTATTCGTAAAAAAGCCCTGGCCGATACATTTAAGGTAACCTCCGAAAATTTCAACACATCCTTTGAATCATCGCCTGTTGAAGCCGATCCTTCGCAGGGAAAAGAAAAAAGGATAGACGACTTGCAGGTAACCCTGGTACTGGATGGGCAGAAAATCCCTTATCATTATTATAAAATATATAGTTCTGTTAACCTTTTCCAGCCTTTGAACGATGCCATCCATTGA